One window of Candidatus Regiella endosymbiont of Tuberolachnus salignus genomic DNA carries:
- a CDS encoding putative mucin/carbohydrate-binding domain-containing protein codes for MDRIHSMNNRIYDVGLTTSTEQKQAIPQSVVDEELATQLIHYLIEAQIISGLQPDKPVDKEKELTFRYLTPRYHDVVIRQNKKPSVSGLTTFTALQREITQSVLDEIAEKTGLEFRLAEGDETTDLVFGNFHSPKDSLVGFVNFNAPTSSLVDSTTTVPSKRDEIWVNTKLKARRNPERFKATLVHEIGHALGLDHSFNLEEPGTIMSYSWRSTGLQVADFFALWTLHGRDSHPQSEERIKAGEQARAQMWLRIKKDMQPKNYWKKFLLRAGDRWCAFVSVDKTHSMLRVDVFKKGAQADGYFRDKTYAEIRIRNHTGKVIFEKEIKGTGMPSSREEIPFTEGYQLEIYHAEAETSLFSNPNIQGEPVPDAKTNRFIMTKTGLKRLIPAHQMTLLDRNNYAFASLSVDSVAGQLEIDISRPPADEDAQDSVYASIVSANDKRP; via the coding sequence ATGGATAGAATTCATTCAATGAATAACAGGATATACGATGTAGGTTTAACAACGTCTACAGAGCAAAAACAGGCAATACCGCAGTCTGTTGTTGATGAAGAGCTAGCAACACAACTCATACATTACCTGATAGAAGCACAAATCATCTCTGGATTACAGCCAGATAAACCAGTGGATAAAGAAAAAGAACTGACCTTTCGCTATCTCACACCCCGTTATCATGATGTTGTCATACGGCAAAACAAAAAGCCGTCGGTATCGGGTTTGACCACCTTTACCGCACTACAACGAGAGATAACCCAGTCTGTTCTTGATGAAATTGCAGAGAAAACCGGTCTGGAGTTCCGCCTGGCTGAGGGTGATGAAACCACTGATCTGGTCTTTGGTAATTTTCATTCTCCAAAAGATAGCCTTGTCGGTTTTGTTAATTTCAATGCTCCAACGAGTAGCCTTGTTGATTCCACCACCACTGTCCCTTCTAAACGCGACGAAATCTGGGTGAATACCAAGCTGAAGGCACGCCGAAATCCAGAGCGTTTTAAAGCTACTCTTGTTCATGAAATCGGGCATGCGCTTGGGCTGGATCACAGCTTTAACTTGGAAGAGCCTGGCACGATAATGTCGTATAGCTGGCGTTCGACGGGATTACAGGTTGCTGATTTTTTTGCTTTATGGACCCTGCATGGGCGTGACAGTCATCCGCAATCAGAGGAACGAATAAAAGCAGGGGAACAGGCCAGAGCGCAGATGTGGCTAAGGATAAAAAAAGACATGCAGCCAAAAAACTACTGGAAAAAATTCCTCCTGCGTGCGGGTGATCGCTGGTGTGCTTTCGTTTCTGTTGATAAAACACACAGTATGCTACGTGTTGACGTATTCAAAAAAGGAGCACAGGCAGATGGTTATTTCAGGGATAAAACCTATGCGGAGATCAGGATCAGAAATCATACAGGCAAGGTTATTTTTGAAAAAGAAATAAAAGGCACAGGTATGCCGTCTTCACGTGAAGAAATCCCATTTACTGAGGGCTATCAACTGGAAATTTATCATGCTGAGGCAGAAACTAGTCTATTTTCAAACCCGAACATTCAGGGTGAGCCAGTGCCCGATGCCAAAACAAACCGTTTCATCATGACAAAAACCGGGCTGAAAAGGCTAATACCGGCTCATCAGATGACCCTGCTGGACAGAAATAATTATGCATTTGCTTCTCTTTCTGTGGATAGCGTCGCCGGACAGCTGGAGATTGATATCAGTAGACCCCCGGCTGATGAGGATGCTCAGGACTCCGTTTACGCAAGCATTGTCAGCGCTAATGATAAAAGACCGTAA
- the istA gene encoding IS21 family transposase, which yields MLRREDHYMIKQRHQQGAFIVDIAHQIGCSEKTVRRHISYPAPPTAKRGKKQVAKLEPFKDYIDSRLSEQVWNAAVIFEEIREKGYRGGSAMLRRYIHPKRPLRASKNTVRFETLPGYQLQHDWGEIIVEVAGSACTVNFAVNTLGFSRRFHVFAAPKQDAEHTYESLVRSFNYFGGSVKNVLVDNQKAAVIKHGQNGHIEFNAGFLQLANHYGFSPRACKPYRPQTKGKTERMVGYVKHNFFTRYRQFESFAHVNQLLAMWLAKVADQRHLRQFKQTPENRFAEEKIALMPLPATDFDTSYFDLRQVAWDSYIDVRGNRYSVPSFWCGRAVNIRIGLDNTLRIYGDEQLLATHLLQEVTQGWQKVPEHHQALWQQVNRVASRSLSVYEELL from the coding sequence ATGCTAAGAAGAGAGGACCACTACATGATAAAACAACGCCATCAACAGGGGGCATTTATTGTTGATATTGCCCATCAGATAGGGTGTTCAGAAAAAACGGTGAGACGGCACATTAGCTATCCTGCGCCGCCAACAGCAAAACGCGGTAAAAAACAGGTTGCTAAACTCGAGCCCTTTAAAGACTACATCGATTCAAGGTTGAGTGAACAGGTTTGGAATGCGGCGGTTATTTTTGAGGAAATCCGTGAAAAAGGCTACCGGGGTGGGAGTGCGATGCTCCGACGTTATATACATCCCAAACGTCCGCTCAGGGCCTCGAAAAACACGGTACGCTTTGAAACCCTCCCCGGTTATCAACTTCAACACGATTGGGGAGAAATCATCGTTGAGGTGGCAGGCTCTGCCTGTACGGTTAATTTTGCCGTTAATACGCTCGGTTTTTCGCGTCGCTTTCATGTCTTTGCTGCCCCTAAGCAAGATGCTGAGCACACGTATGAATCGCTGGTTCGCAGCTTCAATTACTTCGGTGGCAGCGTAAAAAATGTCTTGGTAGATAACCAAAAAGCCGCTGTTATCAAACATGGACAAAATGGCCACATCGAGTTCAATGCGGGCTTCCTGCAACTGGCTAATCACTATGGGTTTAGCCCTCGCGCCTGTAAGCCTTATCGACCGCAAACGAAAGGCAAAACCGAACGGATGGTGGGCTATGTTAAACACAATTTTTTCACTCGCTACCGTCAGTTTGAGAGTTTCGCTCATGTTAATCAACTGCTAGCGATGTGGCTGGCGAAAGTGGCAGACCAGCGTCATCTTCGTCAATTCAAGCAGACACCGGAAAATCGTTTTGCTGAGGAAAAAATAGCCTTGATGCCACTCCCTGCGACTGATTTCGATACCAGCTACTTCGACCTACGACAAGTGGCATGGGACAGCTATATCGATGTCAGAGGTAATCGCTATAGCGTGCCTTCATTCTGGTGTGGTCGTGCGGTTAATATTCGTATCGGTTTAGATAATACGCTACGTATTTACGGCGATGAGCAACTGCTCGCGACGCATCTCTTGCAGGAGGTAACGCAGGGCTGGCAAAAGGTGCCAGAACATCATCAAGCCCTTTGGCAACAGGTCAATCGAGTAGCGTCTCGTTCGCTCAGTGTGTATGAGGAGCTACTCTGA
- the istB gene encoding IS21-like element helper ATPase IstB: MMEMENLLIRLKMDYLGDALESLCEEATKKALNYREFLQQALAQEWNGRHQKGLESRLKQARLPWIKTLEQFDFTFQPSIDRKIIRELAGLRFVEHHENVILLGPPGVGKTHLAIALAVKAATAGHRVLFMPLDRLCCTLMKAKQENRLERQLQQLCYARVLILDEIGYLPMNREEASLFFRLLSRRYEKASIILTSNKSFTDWGDVFGDHILATAILDRLLHHSTTLNIKGESYRLKNKRKAGMLPIKTTDIIQAPGIETQQEN, from the coding sequence CTGATGGAAATGGAAAACTTGTTGATACGGTTAAAAATGGATTACCTGGGCGATGCGTTGGAGAGTTTATGTGAAGAAGCCACCAAGAAAGCACTGAACTACCGTGAATTTCTCCAGCAGGCATTAGCCCAGGAATGGAACGGGCGTCACCAAAAAGGCTTGGAATCGCGGTTAAAACAAGCACGTTTGCCGTGGATAAAAACCTTGGAGCAATTTGACTTTACTTTCCAACCAAGTATAGACAGGAAAATTATCCGCGAGCTGGCGGGGCTGAGGTTTGTCGAACATCATGAAAACGTCATTTTGTTAGGCCCACCTGGGGTAGGGAAAACGCATTTGGCGATAGCGCTGGCTGTCAAGGCAGCTACAGCTGGGCATCGGGTATTGTTTATGCCTCTGGATAGACTCTGCTGTACCTTAATGAAGGCAAAGCAAGAAAACCGTCTGGAACGCCAACTTCAGCAACTGTGCTATGCCAGGGTATTAATACTGGATGAAATCGGGTATTTACCGATGAATCGCGAAGAAGCTAGCCTATTTTTCAGGTTATTGAGCCGTCGTTATGAAAAGGCGAGCATCATTCTCACATCAAATAAAAGTTTTACTGATTGGGGGGACGTATTCGGTGATCACATTTTAGCAACTGCGATTTTAGACAGGCTTTTACATCATTCAACCACATTGAATATTAAAGGAGAAAGCTACCGACTCAAAAATAAACGCAAAGCAGGCATGTTGCCTATAAAAACGACTGATATTATCCAGGCGCCTGGAATAGAAACCCAACAGGAAAATTAG
- a CDS encoding putative mucin/carbohydrate-binding domain-containing protein: MINKKGRVVFKKEIKGSDTGMLRTRILFSEGDKLEIYHAQAEERLKILSSGVKADFTVDAKTTTLIMTSRGLEKCLFSPQPTQGDTTDKIAQAMSGFTPPLLDAVSSQQDNRLTPSKFFSALVSAGSYPLRL, translated from the coding sequence GTGATCAATAAAAAAGGCCGGGTGGTTTTTAAAAAAGAGATCAAAGGCAGTGATACCGGCATGTTACGTACCCGGATTTTGTTTTCTGAGGGCGATAAACTGGAGATATATCATGCACAGGCAGAAGAACGTTTAAAAATACTGTCTTCTGGCGTCAAGGCTGATTTTACCGTGGATGCAAAAACCACGACCTTGATCATGACATCGAGAGGTCTGGAAAAATGTCTGTTTTCACCTCAGCCAACACAGGGTGATACAACAGATAAGATAGCTCAGGCAATGTCTGGTTTTACCCCTCCCCTTTTAGACGCCGTTTCATCTCAGCAAGATAACAGGCTAACGCCATCCAAATTTTTCAGTGCTTTGGTCAGCGCAGGGTCATATCCCCTTCGTCTTTGA
- a CDS encoding ATP-binding protein, producing the protein MRNGQISRPETLEEFDFTFAAGVPKKQLIESASLSFIERQENVVSWGRQPVLGRDFTCIAI; encoded by the coding sequence ATGAGGAATGGCCAGATTTCTCGGCCTGAGACGCTGGAGGAGTTTGATTTTACCTTCGCCGCGGGTGTGCCAAAAAAACAGCTCATTGAGTCAGCGTCGTTGTCATTTATTGAGCGCCAGGAGAATGTGGTGAGCTGGGGTCGTCAGCCAGTATTGGGTAGGGACTTTACTTGTATCGCCATATAA
- a CDS encoding tyrosine-type recombinase/integrase produces MTHAFADKTLNTLTTKEIAEFINSYSNQGKTTTAKLIRSLLIDMFNEAIAEGHLATNPATATKSPRVQVQRERLSLEDFLVIRGVANKQQPWVALSMDLALLTGQRVGDIQQMRWHDIYDGKWWVKQQKTGMKLAIPLTLNLEAIGKSLEGVFNDCRQQIKSENYVFAGRHKTCFSQRSLSIDFTNSRKKSGLTWQGTAPSFHEIRSLSARLHSEARGKDFAQKLLGHKSSAMTDKYRDSRGSEWDEI; encoded by the coding sequence ATTACCCATGCTTTTGCTGATAAAACGCTGAATACCCTTACCACCAAAGAGATTGCTGAATTTATAAACAGTTACAGCAATCAAGGTAAAACCACCACCGCCAAATTAATCCGCAGTTTGTTGATCGATATGTTTAACGAAGCCATTGCAGAAGGGCATTTGGCGACCAATCCGGCTACAGCGACAAAAAGCCCTCGTGTACAGGTACAGCGTGAACGCTTATCACTGGAAGATTTTCTGGTAATTAGAGGGGTGGCAAACAAACAGCAGCCATGGGTAGCGCTGAGTATGGATTTAGCCTTGCTCACAGGTCAAAGAGTGGGAGATATCCAACAGATGCGGTGGCACGATATTTATGATGGTAAATGGTGGGTAAAGCAACAGAAAACAGGGATGAAATTGGCGATACCCTTAACCTTGAATCTGGAAGCGATTGGTAAGAGCCTTGAAGGTGTTTTCAATGATTGTCGGCAACAAATAAAGAGTGAAAATTATGTCTTTGCGGGAAGGCATAAAACCTGCTTCAGTCAGCGCTCTCTCTCGATAGATTTTACAAATTCAAGAAAAAAATCAGGCTTGACATGGCAAGGTACAGCGCCCTCATTTCACGAAATCAGAAGTTTATCCGCAAGGCTACATAGTGAAGCTAGAGGTAAGGATTTTGCACAAAAATTGCTGGGACATAAATCTTCTGCCATGACAGATAAATACCGTGATAGCAGAGGGAGTGAGTGGGACGAAATCTGA
- a CDS encoding transcriptional regulator — MANIDITQFSELRNVFPELTAVQFETAMLFSLGVPQKEIALLPAVSYPAVKQALTSAKLKFEPRSLHGLFTIFHIRLTLFALQGCRKRLPRER, encoded by the coding sequence ATGGCTAACATCGATATTACCCAATTTTCTGAATTACGCAACGTCTTTCCTGAGTTAACGGCGGTGCAATTTGAAACGGCGATGCTGTTTTCCTTGGGCGTGCCACAAAAAGAAATTGCTTTATTACCTGCCGTCTCTTATCCCGCGGTGAAACAAGCGTTAACCAGTGCCAAACTTAAATTTGAACCCCGTTCACTGCACGGTTTGTTCACGATATTTCATATCCGCCTAACACTGTTTGCCTTGCAGGGATGCCGCAAACGCCTGCCCCGAGAGCGATGA
- a CDS encoding transposase: protein MGYLIETTELKKNKQLLESIPGIGEILSATLLAFVGDISKFSSSKQVVAYAGLNPKLCESGLFKGRSRLSKVGCTELRKSLYMPALTSITHNPIIKSQWERLLKRNKGGKIGVCAAMRKLLQLAYGVLKSGVPFDEKIALAKT, encoded by the coding sequence GTGGGTTACCTCATTGAGACTACTGAGCTAAAAAAGAACAAACAGTTATTGGAAAGTATTCCAGGGATTGGTGAAATATTAAGTGCCACTTTACTGGCGTTTGTCGGTGACATATCAAAATTCAGTAGCAGCAAGCAAGTCGTCGCCTACGCGGGACTCAATCCGAAACTTTGCGAATCTGGCCTCTTTAAAGGGCGAAGCCGACTTTCCAAAGTCGGGTGTACAGAACTTAGAAAATCTCTATACATGCCAGCTCTTACCTCAATCACTCACAACCCAATAATAAAATCTCAATGGGAACGATTGCTAAAGCGGAATAAAGGGGGAAAAATCGGTGTCTGTGCGGCAATGCGAAAATTACTCCAACTAGCATATGGCGTGCTGAAATCAGGCGTCCCTTTTGATGAAAAAATAGCGCTTGCCAAGACGTGA
- a CDS encoding Rha family transcriptional regulator, producing the protein MISNTDAQVKLHKDIIRKIESLDCSIEFTSAHFCAHVENIRAGAVNRDSKYYQMTKDGFMFLVMGFTGKKAAAFKEAYITEFNRMEAELSSVPKYHPQSPELLSHDDLSNLTRLVWCMSNGFHFNQSWSNAIWYALRQVTGIPSPQRFEVQTIPLLAEECRRIYTITNQFKAVIFEAEKQIPS; encoded by the coding sequence TTGATTTCTAATACAGATGCTCAGGTTAAACTACATAAAGACATAATCAGAAAAATAGAATCCCTAGATTGCTCAATTGAATTCACGTCGGCGCACTTTTGCGCTCACGTAGAAAATATCAGAGCTGGGGCAGTAAATCGTGATTCGAAGTATTACCAAATGACCAAAGACGGTTTCATGTTTCTGGTTATGGGATTTACTGGCAAGAAAGCCGCAGCATTTAAAGAAGCCTACATTACTGAATTTAATCGTATGGAGGCTGAACTAAGTAGCGTACCAAAATACCACCCGCAGTCCCCCGAACTGCTCAGCCACGACGATTTAAGTAACCTCACACGGTTAGTATGGTGTATGAGTAATGGGTTTCATTTTAATCAATCGTGGAGTAATGCCATTTGGTATGCGCTGCGTCAGGTGACAGGTATTCCTTCTCCTCAGCGGTTCGAGGTGCAAACAATCCCGCTGCTAGCAGAAGAATGTCGCCGTATTTATACGATCACGAATCAATTTAAAGCAGTTATATTTGAAGCGGAAAAACAGATACCGTCTTGA
- a CDS encoding IS110 family transposase, whose product MILTLLPEIGSIENKSLAALVGVAPFNRDSGKFRGKRFIQGGRKTLRKALYMAAVAAVRWNKPLADFYHRLRAKGKCGKVAIVAVMHKLLSMVSSVYKRKSPWVENFA is encoded by the coding sequence ATGATATTAACTTTATTACCTGAAATTGGCTCAATCGAAAACAAGTCATTAGCCGCTTTAGTGGGTGTTGCCCCGTTTAATCGAGACAGCGGAAAATTTAGGGGCAAACGGTTTATTCAGGGGGGGCGCAAAACCTTAAGGAAAGCACTGTACATGGCAGCCGTTGCCGCTGTCCGCTGGAATAAACCCCTGGCTGATTTTTACCATCGGCTTCGCGCCAAGGGAAAATGCGGTAAAGTGGCTATTGTTGCCGTTATGCATAAATTGCTCTCTATGGTGAGTAGCGTCTATAAACGAAAATCACCTTGGGTTGAAAATTTTGCCTAA
- a CDS encoding DNA topoisomerase III has product MQLFIAEKPSLARAIADILPKPHRRNDGFIACGNEHIVTWCIGHLLEQAPPDVYDSRYNRWSLTDLPIIPKKWQLQPRSSVIKQLNTIKKLLQQADEVIHAGDPDREGQLLVDEVLDYLALTPSIRQNVRRCLINDLNPQAVERAVKRLRDNRDFIPLCVSALARARADWLYGINMTRAYTLLGRNAGYNGVLSVGRVQTPVLGLVVRRDEEIENFIPKDFFEVKAHIITPKGERFVALWQPSDACENHQDEEGRILHKPLAEHVINRITGQQAKVTAYHDKKESETAPLPFSLSTLQIEAAKRFALSAQKVLDICQCLYENYKLITYPRSDCRYLPTEHFLDRHSVFKAISCHQPELLPLSVMNDDHRNRCWDDKKVDAHHAIIPTPRSSSVKMTADENKVYGLIAKQYLMQFCPNAQFRKCSIELEIMGGKFIAKARFLVSAGWRILLGTKERNEEDEGMPLPVVAPGAELLCEKAELLERQTQPPRPFTDASLLSAMTGISRFVQDKELKKVLRATDGLGTEATRAGIIELLFKRNFLCKKGRYISASAAGRALIHALPAIATHPDMTAHWEATLTRISEKKFCYQDFMQPLVATLKHLIYQVKQSHSSSTFNIPTALEVAARRPGRYSDLINLDTKEGKNFSE; this is encoded by the coding sequence ATGCAACTTTTTATTGCTGAGAAGCCTAGTTTGGCGCGCGCCATTGCCGACATACTGCCTAAACCCCATCGGCGTAATGATGGTTTTATTGCCTGTGGTAACGAGCATATTGTGACCTGGTGTATTGGGCATTTATTAGAGCAGGCACCACCTGATGTTTACGATAGTCGTTATAATCGCTGGTCATTGACCGATTTACCTATTATCCCCAAAAAATGGCAATTACAGCCACGTAGTTCGGTCATCAAGCAGCTCAATACCATTAAAAAATTATTACAGCAGGCTGATGAAGTCATCCATGCAGGTGATCCTGATCGCGAAGGACAACTATTGGTCGATGAGGTACTGGATTATTTGGCTTTGACACCGTCAATACGACAAAATGTACGTCGTTGTCTTATTAACGATTTAAATCCGCAAGCCGTTGAACGAGCAGTAAAACGATTACGTGATAACCGTGACTTCATCCCTCTCTGTGTCTCAGCATTAGCGCGGGCACGAGCAGATTGGTTATATGGTATCAATATGACACGTGCCTATACCCTTCTCGGGCGTAATGCGGGATATAATGGTGTACTTTCAGTCGGACGAGTGCAAACACCGGTGCTGGGATTAGTCGTCCGTCGTGATGAGGAAATTGAAAATTTCATACCCAAAGATTTTTTTGAAGTAAAAGCACACATTATTACGCCCAAAGGAGAACGTTTCGTTGCTCTTTGGCAACCCAGTGATGCCTGTGAAAATCATCAAGATGAAGAGGGACGTATATTACATAAGCCACTGGCAGAACATGTGATTAATCGTATTACTGGGCAGCAAGCAAAGGTTACTGCATACCATGATAAAAAAGAATCAGAAACCGCACCATTGCCGTTCTCTTTATCCACATTACAGATAGAGGCAGCGAAGCGTTTCGCGTTAAGTGCTCAAAAAGTGTTAGATATCTGCCAGTGTTTGTATGAAAACTATAAATTGATTACCTATCCTCGCTCCGATTGCCGCTACTTACCCACCGAACATTTTCTGGATCGTCATTCGGTATTCAAGGCTATCAGCTGTCACCAACCTGAGTTGCTGCCATTGTCCGTTATGAATGATGACCACCGTAATCGCTGTTGGGACGATAAAAAAGTGGATGCGCATCATGCCATTATCCCCACTCCACGCAGTAGCAGTGTCAAGATGACAGCAGACGAAAATAAAGTTTATGGTTTGATTGCAAAGCAATATCTAATGCAATTTTGCCCCAATGCCCAGTTTCGCAAATGCTCTATTGAATTAGAAATTATGGGGGGTAAGTTTATCGCTAAAGCCCGTTTTCTTGTCTCTGCAGGTTGGCGAATTTTACTCGGCACTAAAGAACGAAACGAAGAAGACGAGGGAATGCCGTTGCCGGTTGTGGCACCAGGGGCTGAATTGTTGTGTGAAAAAGCAGAGCTGCTTGAAAGGCAAACACAACCGCCACGACCATTTACTGATGCGAGTTTGTTATCGGCGATGACAGGCATCTCACGATTTGTACAGGATAAAGAGTTAAAAAAAGTACTGCGGGCTACGGACGGTTTGGGGACTGAAGCGACACGGGCAGGCATTATTGAACTTCTTTTTAAACGTAATTTTTTATGCAAAAAAGGGCGTTATATTTCTGCTAGTGCAGCGGGCAGAGCCTTAATCCACGCATTACCTGCTATTGCGACTCACCCCGACATGACCGCGCACTGGGAGGCAACCTTAACACGTATCAGTGAAAAAAAATTTTGTTATCAAGATTTTATGCAACCTTTGGTGGCTACGCTAAAGCATTTAATTTATCAGGTAAAGCAGAGCCATTCATCTTCGACCTTTAATATACCCACAGCCCTTGAAGTTGCCGCTAGGCGGCCAGGGCGGTATTCTGACCTAATAAATTTGGACACTAAAGAAGGGAAAAATTTTAGTGAATAG